A stretch of DNA from Panulirus ornatus isolate Po-2019 chromosome 14, ASM3632096v1, whole genome shotgun sequence:
ACCAGAGTGACTGGGCGGTGGTGGCTGGTTCAAGGTGGTCATATTTTGTGAGACTAGCCATAAAGTGATTGGGAAAGATTGTAACTGACATGATGGAAGAATGAATTTTGTTATTTTATAATGTCTGCTTCAATgcaaaagacagagagagagaagagttgaggTATAATGTTGCATTTTTGGTACTAGACGTGATGGGAGGTTGCTCTTAAACTTtgagtggtagttgtggtggtcgtACCGGGAAGTTGCGAGTGTGTTGAGTAGCGAGTGTGGTAGTGTTGAGTagcgagtgtggtagtggtgagtagcgagtgtgatagtggtgagtagcgagtgtggtagtggtgagtagtACCGGGAAGTTGCGAGTGAGTGTGGTGAGtagcgagtgtgtgtggtgagtagcgagtgtggtagtggtgagtagcGAGTGTGATAGTAGTGAGTagcgagtgtggtagtggtgagtagcaagtgtggtagtagtgagtagcgagtgtggtagtggtgagtagcgagtgtggtagtagtgagtagcgagtgtggtagtggtgagtagtGGTTATATGGGTACTGCAACAGTGATGATGCGAAGAGGTAAGGCGTTTTAACGAACCTATGCTGACATACCGGAGAATATGTGAAAAGATACTAATTTCCTATAGGAAACAAAGCTGATCGTCAATTTTGGGACCACATGTGATGGACTGGAGTGATATCATTTACACCTACTAGTTATTAACGTTGCCACTATTATACTATTAATAAAATATGGATACTTATGTCAGAAATCACGTCATCTTTCTTGTCAGTCTTCCCTTCTGTTTTCCATGTTATGCTTTGGTGGTTTCAAAGCGTTTCCGTAACTTGTGTTTTAATTATAGATGTTATTCAAAGAAAATTGTTAGTATTTGGGCTTGCCATCAGATTTTGAAGAGCTATTATCTGAGTAAAACCCTCTCACTATAATTCTactcttttaattctggtactatctttatTGGCTACCTCAGAACCTGCTGTGTTAGGTCTTTGTGTATCAGTGCGATGAGCAAacttgaaaagattttttttctttgaatgcgAATATGATAGTTGCCTGGAGACAGTTTCTCTCTTACAATTCTATAAGGTAGTGATCTTATAGCTTAATTTCAACCAGTTGATATTCCGTATCAGGCCATTTCTGGAATTTGCGAGTTGATGTAATCTTCATCATTCTCTACTTGCCTCATGACTTgggcattatctgcaaacatattttggCGTGAAACAAGCCATTTACATAGGAAGAGCATTTCCGTCTCAGGACCAGAACCCTGCATCACTCCGCTAGTCACCCCCCTCAACCCATTTCCACAAGGCTCCCCTGATATACTTACGTTTTTCCTTCTATTAAGGGCATTGTAAATCCttgaagatcccccccccccttttttttttaccagcctCCCCTTTGGTACGGGCAGATGGTTTCTGCGAGTCGAGGAACACAGTATGCCCCCatcctttccttttctctctctctctctctctctctctctctctctctctctctctctctctctctctctctctctcgtcgaaatGAGAAATTTGATATGCGTGGCCCCTTTTACCCCCTAAATCCTTACTGTAACTAAGGTTTTCGTCTCATATACGAGAGGTCACGCATTTTCTAGCAGTGGTTGCTCGTGGTTGTATGTGGAAGTAAGTATAGACATGGGAAGATGAGGTAGTGATGGATAGGTTGTTAGAGGAGCACAATCATCTTGGGGTATTCTCATACTTGACTTTTCTTCGCTATTGATTTTATCACATGATTTATCAGCTAATTTCCGTAGGGGAGAAACAGTTGaataaatatttatcatttagTATTAAGGTACAATTATGATTGCCTATACAAGAGATGTGATGTATTTTTTTCTGCCCAAAACAAGAGCCTTTACGACTGAATCATTCGACTGATGGAATTGATTGATTTCATCAAATTTAAGGATACAACTATTCCACATGACACCATTGCTTTGAGGTTTTTCTCGTCACTAGAGGCATATGACAGTAGTTCAGGCTGAACGTATATTTTAGAAAATAAGTAAAGAATTATGTCGTCACACATTCACAGTGAAAGTATATATCAGTGGAGCTGTGGGGACGAGGATGATTCTTAGTAACTTAATACACAGCAAGATTTCCAAGTTTTAACGTTTAGAAGATAAAGAACGACTCGTTGCGTAATTAATCTCTCTAGAAATTACTTAGGGTTATGTTATATAACCGATACCAACGTGGTTGAAAGTTGCCCATTTTGGTGAATTTAATTATTGAATTAGGGATATTTTTTTCCGAGTATTTTAGAATAtgcagatcttttttttttgcatgtcagTTACATATTTGATATGTAgtcattatgttgattatttgtttaattttctTTAAGATTTTTCATTAAAGTAAGCGCGTAATCTTTATCGAAATATTTATACAGAAAAGATTTCATTAATACGAGGTGATGGAGACCAATTAATGGTAGCCCTACATGCCTTCTTCACGCCTGTATGGGCTACTTTTTGAGACAGCTTTGCTGAATTATGATAAGGGCCGCGGCATCCTGTTTTTAAGCTGTTTCCACATGTTTAAATGTAGAATGATATGATATGGAATGTGTTAAACTAATCAGGATTTTGTCCATACGTTAGAGATTTAAGAATGTCTTCTGGTGTATCCTGATCGTCTTTACCCGCCCTTTAAGCTTTTCTGTAGCCTGCTACTGAAACTTTTTCAGCTCGCACAGTTGGCCAAGTTCATAATAGCTGTTAAGCTGAAAGCTGAAAGCTTAaactgtgaaagaaagaaaattgaggGAGTAGTTGATGGAtgcaaaaaaaaactttatataaCAAGTGGTGTGAGAATGAAAATGTGCTGAAAGATTATGGGTTGCAAGTCTACCCGAGGATGAAACTAAATAAACATTTTACAGATTTTGTAAAGCTCTTTCGAGAACACATCTTCTAATAAAAATTGTACATAGAAGCACAGGAAAACGCTGAGAAATAATGGTGCGTATGGTAAGACCTGGGCAAGTGTGGTCAAGCAGGAGCGGGTAAGAGTTGCCAGATGGCCGATTCTGCGGCCAAACCCCAGTCATTTGGCCGTGACAAAGGGTTGCCTGGCCGAAAAATTATAAAACCGCTACGGCCAAATTATTCGGCCGGAATTTGgccaaaaatttaaaaattatcaGTTGATTTTAATGTCAGTCTCTAACACGTGATGGCATCATTATTTCTCACTCAGGACTTAACGTTAGTTGTCGAGTCGACATCTTAACAACACGCAATTTGATTTCATAAGTATTGTTTCAAAAATGTCTACAAGTAAATGGAAGGGATCTTACGAAAGTGGCAGAAAATATAACAAATCTTGGGAGGAAAAGTATGTCTGGGTTACAAGAGCGAGTGATGGTAGTGAGAATGCCTTCTGTAAATTCTGTAAAACTCAGATTGCTCCTAAGGCGTCTCGTTTGGCAGAACATGATAAATCCAAAGGCCATTCAAGCAGGGTAAATGCGGCCTCAACAAGCAGTTCACTGCTTGTTATGTTCTCTCCAAGGAAACGTGAAAATGGAAGTAAGAAACGTGTCGAGATCAAATTCCCCTTAGCTCTCTCATGTCATTCTACTCTTTCAGAAAACTAGGTTGCATAATAATTCtataattacattaaaaaaaagaattccgAATTTTCCTGAAATTTGGACGGAATTGTCAATGATTTGGCCGATTTGGCCGTGAGTGCTCGAGATTTTTAGCCCGTGAATTATTTTTTGTCCGAGCGTCTGGCAACCCTGGGGAACGGCAGCAATGGGCCTGACAAGTGATGAATTGGAGCCCAAGCAGGCTCAAGGCAAGCATATTCATGTTTTGAATCTGTTGCATGAAATTCCACCATTATGTGTCGTGGTGTTAGGCGTAGGATAGGCCATATAGGATATTGATCCAGGCTGGGAGTCAGGGTTTGGGCTCTTCCTTGTAACATGGGCTGCTGACGTCGATTTtggaaaaattaatatatatatatatatatatatatatatatatatatatatatatatatatatatatatatatatgtgtgtgtgtgtgtgtgtgtgtgtgtattatataaacATGTACGCCAAATCTGTGCAAATGGAGGCTTGTTTTTTCCCTTAGCCTATAATTTGCCCAAATCTACTCCATGTTAGTGTATAGACTTTTAGCTCGCCTCTCAGAATCTTGTGGCCAATGACATTTTTCCAATTAATTTTTGGAATTTTAACTCCTGATTCAACAGCTTTATTGAAATGGCAGCATGATGCACACTGGGTATCGGTTTTCCAAATGATTAAATTTAGGCCATACTTTGAATCTCCTACAATGAGATGTTTGGTTAACATTAAAAGCCATGTAAATGAGCATGGaacacgaatatatacatatagacattcATGGTAATCTCCAATAATTTTGATGGACGTATTATCATGTTTGTTATTTCGAAAGCCATTTATACGTCCATTTCATTGCTAAGAAGGGTAATTATTGTGGAAAATAGCAATTAATTGATCAGATGGGAATTTATGTAATTTTCTTGAATAGCTCCACATGAGTTAGGTTAGAATGTTGACTGATTGTGTTCAGCAATGTTGGTGTAGTAACTAGGGAATACAGTGACGTTTTATTGAGTTATATTTAGGTGTTAAGGATTTGgaatgtattgtatgtatttggaaaattatatatgcaTTGTACAAGTGTAAATTTCATGGAGAGCACATTATGTATATTAAGTATATTAAAACATATCTTTCTAGTAAGGCTATTAGGACATGGGATAGTTAGTTACACTTATAAAATATCAATAGTATACCCTTTACAAAACCTAGTCAAGCCATACATAGTAGCCACAATGACAGTAGAATTGCATCAACCTTATATTCATGTTAGGAATCACATTGTCACTTGCAAACTCAGTTGTTTGTCAGTGCCTGGTGCCATGTCATTGGTGCATTTTGGCGAGTGTGGTTATTAGTTTTGACTAAAATTATGAATGATATGAATATTGACAAAGAATCATGTAAGATGTTTTCGTAGGTTCTGCTGATTATAGCATATGTATTACATACTGTTACATTAACCCTGTACTTTCCTTGATATACTGTATTTTTCAATTTATTTGATGTCGTTCTGTGCAAAGATTAACATCAGCCCGTCAGAGGTATTCCTGTAATCATTATGAACCATTAAAGCACCTTAAACATAAGTAACCATTGATATTGCAACTTCACTCCAATGATTTTCATGTTGCTATTATAAGGGAGATAATGTAGATTGCCATGCTCTCATGATTTGGCATCATTGTCTTTCATTTTGATTGTAAAACCAAACATAACCTGGCATATATTGCAGTTTAAATAGAGTTTTATCCTTGCCACTGTTTTGTTGAGTTAGATGATCCTGGTTTTAGCACATCTCATACACATATTAAAAGTGATTTAGACTACCACTTTtgatttgtataatatatatttacataacacTGCTATTACTTTGCTGATTGATTAGTCAGCACTGGTGGGAAATAGATTATTTTTGCCAACATGTGTTATTAGTATTGTTTAATTACTTTTGTACTGCCATTGGTTTACATGGTGGTTCACTAGGGTTGAAGAGCTGAAGCCCATGGTTTGAGGTTGTTTGATTTTAACCTAACACTTTCTCTCGATATAGGATGGTGAAGGTTATGAGCTGTCTGTTGAATCTGGTAGACTTAATGGAATTAAAATTGATATTTTGATTGGAAATTATTTTATGAATATCAATATTTTCAGAAACTTCAGTAAGAAAGTGAATTAAACTTATCTTGAGAATAGTGTTTGGCCCACTGTTGCTGACCACTTGGTATAACAGACACTGTACTTCTTTTACCCTATAATAATAAAGAGCTTGGTAGTAGGAAAGGatacaaagataaagaaaaatgtgaAGTTGATTTAAAAGTAGGTGAAGCACAGAAATCATCTGAAAGAATGAAGTTGTCAAGTATTCTCTCCTCGGCTGAGAAGCAACACTACCAAACCCTTGGTGTCTCAACTGGAACACAAATGTGGTATTTTTTGGCTGTTAGCGCAATGCTCAGATCATGGATGTGTTTGGTAGCTATATTTTGACTAATAGTGTATCTTTGAAAATTGAGATAAATCTTAGTGCCAGGGGAAACTGTAGTCACCGTAATTCTCTTCAGTATCACTTATTATTGTAGGCAGTACATTATTGTAGCCATATTTGAATATATCAGTAAATATATCATGATTTGTGGTAGATATGTCACAGCAGGTTTGAATGAAGTTTCAGTATTTTTTGAGAGAAAATGTAACAAATAATGTACATTATTATGATGTGATCTAGGGATGCTTAGTTTTCGATGTTTAATGTTTGTCATTTACAAATACAATAACTGAAATCTATGTATACCATACCAGTATAAATGTATTTCCCTGACACTTCTGCATTCTGCTTGTATCTCTTTGTATACCCCTATTCAAGCTGTATTTCGGTGTTTAGGGAGACCCCTGCCAACTGGACCACTGAGCACGGAAGCAGCACTGCGCATCCTTTTGCATCCTCCAAAAGCACTTCTTACCGAGGTGCCTAGAGGACTGAAAGAAAACATTGCCTTCATcattgacaacaacaacaatgtcaAGAGACGGAAGGCTGGTGGAAAGAGTGTGTTCTGGGATGACTGTGGCTCTTGGAAGAGTGGCTGCTCACCTAAGTCTCTGTACATTGTTGAAGGTGACATGAATTTGACTCATGTGACCAGATTTAATGATGGCCTCTATTATGTTAAGAAAGCAGTCCGTGGTAGGCGCAAGTATGTTTCTCTACAGCCACAGCCCGATCCCTCATCAGTGATGGATGTGCAGAGATACTACACCACTTCAAATGCCTGCTCCAAGTACATGCGCAAGGTTACGTGGATTAACAGTTATGGTGATCGCCAGATACCATCAGTGGCAATAGTAGAGTATGTTGGTACATATCCAGGTGACAGACCGCATGGCAACTCCACAAATAAGTGCAGTACGTACATACGCAGAAagccagaagcaatgaaaaagaTGTCTGAAGCTGTTCGTGACCAGACACCAAGTGTTGCATACAGAACGTTAAAGCGGGAACTTTCTCCAGACAGCAGACCAACAGGAACAAAACAACTCGAGAACAGGCGATACATTGACGCTAAAAAACAACGGAAGACAACTAAGAAGAGGGGCAGTTTCACATATCAAGGTATGGTCAGATTAGTGCAGGATAGGTTTATATATTTCCTCTGACCTGTGTCAACCAACCTAGGAaaaaagtaaatgtttacaggaaGGGCACCACAGAAGTAACTTATAGGAGTGGAAAGAGAGCATATCTATGAACCCCAGCACTTACAGATTTGATTTAGAAGGGCACAGATGAAATATGAATATCTGATGTTAGATAAACAGTAGCAGAGAGGGCAATGAAATACAGGAATAGTAAGTGAAATCCTTGCTTAAATCAACAGGACCTATGAAAACACTTAACTTTTCATAGCTGATGAAAATTATGTTATTTTCAGGGCTTAAAAGAATATTGTTTGCATTCAGTTACTGGTTTAGTGTGTGTTTACTTTCTCACAAATCCATGCCACCAAACAGAACCACTAACTGGGAAGCAAATATTCCTTACCGCTTGATGAGAGGACACATTTTAAGTATATTTCACTATAACATTGGAAATTAAGGTATATCTCTGCCCCTAGATGAAGTTAAATGATACTGATTTTTTTCTTATGCAAGTGTTTCACTTATGTGTATGTTAACTTTACATTTTCCATGATCTTTATGGCCCTCCCCATTACCACTTTCATTATACTTCACCTGTCTAAAGCAAATTAGCATTGAACTCTGTTACCAGTGGTCCCTGCTTTAAGTGGACGTGCTTACAATAGTTTTGATTTTAAGTAGACAAGAAATTAGATCTTTGATATGGTAAAGGTAGAAGTTGATTCAGTAAAATGTAGTTGCACGACGTGCTTCTTCACTTTATGTACTTCCCgcgtaggtgcctgaggattggcggaatgcttgcatagtgccattgttcaaaggcaaaggggataagagtaagtgctcaaattacagaggtataattttgttgagtattcctggtaaattatatgggagggtattgattgagagggtgaatgcatgtacatagcatcagattggggaagagcagtgtggtttcagaagtggtagaggatgtgtggatcagatgtttgctttgaagaatgtatgtgagaaatacttagaaagcaaatggatttatatgtagcatttatggatctggagaaggcatacgatagagttgatggagatgctctgtggaaggtattaaggatatatggtgtgggaggcaagttgttagaagcagtgaaaagtttttatcgaggatgtaaggcatgtgtacgtgtaggaagagaggaaagtgattggttctcagtgaatgtaggtttgcggcaggggtgtgtgatgtctccatggttgtttaatttgtttatggatggggttgttagggaggtgaatgcaagagttttggaaagaggggcaagtatgcagtctgttgtggatgagagagcttgggaagtgagtcagtgttgttcgctgatgatacagcgctggtggctgattcatgtgagaaactgcagaagctggtgactgagtttgttaaagtgtgtggaagaagaaagttgagagtaaatgtgaataagagtaaggttattaggtacagtagggttgagggtcaagtaaattgggagataagtttgaatggagaaaaactggaggaagtgaagtgttttagatatctgggagtggatttggcagcagatggaaccatggaagcggaagtgaatcatagggtgggggagggggcgaaaattctgggagccttgaagaatgtgtggaagtcgagaacgttatctctgaaagcaaaaatgggtatatttgaaggaatggtggttcccacaatgttgtatggtttcgaggcatgggctatggatagagttgtgtgcaggagggtggatgtgctggaaatgagatgtttgaggacaatatgtggtgtgaggtggtttgatcgagtaagtaatgtaagggtaagacagatgtgtggtaataaaaagtgtggttgagagagcagaagagggtgttttgaaatggtttggtcacatggagagaatgaatgaggaaagattgacagagaggatatatgtgtcagaggtggagggaacgaggagaagtgggagaccaaattggaggtggaaagatggagtgaaaaagattttgagtgatcagggcctgaacatgcaagagggtgatagacatgcaaggaataaagtgaattggaacgatgtggtgtactggggtcgttgtgctgtcaatggattgaaccagggcatgtgaagcgtctgggataaaccatggaaagttctggtgggcctggatgtggaaagagagctgtggtttcagtgcattattacatgacagctagagactgagtgtgaatgaatggggcctttgttgtattttcctagtgcttcctcgcacacatgaaggggggagggtgtcgttattacatgtgtggcggggtggcgatgggaatgaataaaggcagacagtatgaattatgtacatggatatatatgtatatgtctgtgtgtgtatatatatatgtatacattgagatgtataggtatgtatatttgtgtgcgtggacgtgtatgtatatacatgtgtatgtgggtgggttgggccattctttcgtgtttccttgtgggagacagcgagaaagcaaaataaataaaaataaatatctatatatatatattattatccctggggataggggagaaagaatacctcccacgtattccctgcatgttgtaaaaggcaactaaaagggaagggagcgaggggccggaaatcctcccctctcatttttagatTTCCTAAAGAAGCAACAGaggagggtgccaggtgaggatattccctcaaaggctcagtcctctgttcttaatgctaccttgctaatgtgggaaatggcgaatagtatgaaaaaaataaatcttttttctttcatactattcgccatttcctgggttagcgaggtagcgttaagaacagaggactgggcctttgagagaatatcctcacctggcccccttctacgttccttcgtttggaaaaaaaaaaaagaaaaccccccCAGAGAAATGTAGATTTCTTCGGAGTGATTAGTTCTCTGATGAGACTGTATGCCTGATGATATAGCCTCACAAGAGGGGGCTTCACTCTGTggtggtgtaaccttgagcaaggGAAATCtaccctggttgtggatagggggctgtggtttcagtacattacccaTGGCAGTAAGAGAATGCTGTGAAACGGCTGGGGAAACCACGAAAATTAATTTGTCTTTCATGTCTTGATATGAATAATTCTTTGTCTCCATAGATAAGTAGACACAAAAGtgatatgtaaatgtaaataattgTAATGATGTTTATGAGATGTGTGAAATTATGCTTGGCAAGAAAGCCACAAAATGTAATTTATTTAAGCATATGTAGAAAACCCATAATCCTCAAATGCTCACATAGATACTGAAGGTCTGTATTTGAAATTTTTCATTAATTGATGACTAcaatgatttttttattatttttgaaaATCATGAATACTATCATATAGAGGGCCCTACCAGGAACACATGGATCGTTTTCAGAGTTAAATTCTCTTAGCAGTATTTTGACATTGAGTAGCTGCTGAGTGTTATTTGTGTCATTGTGTAACCtattgataaagaaataatttagTTACATTGATGTACCCCTCACTTACCATTGAGGATACTTGATTCCATCTTTGTGTTTAGTCTTTAATTCTGACAGTTTTCCTCCAAATGCTTCTCTATATGGGTATGCTCATGCTCCAAGGACAAACCGCAGAGAGAAAAATAGGGTTTGAGAAACTGAGAAACCTTTTCTTTCCAAGGTAGTATTGCGCAAGCATTTTTTCCTTCAGGCCTCTTTTCCCTGCCATACCCTTCCTACCCCTATTCTTTTTTCAAAACCTTTCTCTTtactacctgtcatcacttctGGTTAGATGCCTGCCATCCGTGAATTTTGAGCTGTGACTGGCCTGGAGCAAGTGGGTCAGTGACATCTCTGTGACAGTCTCTGATTGGCTAAGGGTAGGGCTTGAAATTGGCTAAGGGTAGGGCTATCCTGTTAGGAAGatgatggttagggtaaacttaaaaACCTTTGGTTTATGATCATTGTGACAATTTATTTGTTTGATTATATATTTAGCTAAAGAAGGTTTATATTCTAGGCTTAGGCATTTTCTTGAAATAGTACAGTTTAGTCTCAGACTTATTATTCTTTACTTAAATCCCTCCAGTGGTCCAAGATGATGGAACAACAGCTGGCACTACTACGTTCTCTGCCGTGTCCAGCAAGGAAGTTCTGAACCCTGCAAATCTTGGCTTTGTGGGTTGTGGAAATATGGCCCAGGCTCTTCTCGGTGCATTTGTCAAGAAAggtaacacacatatacatataggttattctatattattattatccagcaaatggaaccatggaagcggaagtgagtcacagggtcggggagggggtgaaggttctaggagcgatgaagaatgtgtggaaggagggaacattgtctcggagagcaaatgtgggtatgtttgaaggaatagtattaccaacagtattatatgattgcaaggcatgggctgtggatagggttgatgtgttggaaatgaaatttttgagaacaatatgtggtgtgaggtgctttgattgagtagggaatgaaagggtaagagaatgtgtggaaatagaaagattgtagttaagagagcagaagagtgtgttgaaatggtttggacataaggagagaatgagtgagaaaagattgaaaaagaggatatatttttcagaggtggagggagtaagaagtgagagaccaaattggagatggaaggatggagtgaaaaatattttgaacaattggggcttgaacatacagatgagtgagaggcgtgcaagtaatagagtgaattggaattatgtggtataccgcggtcgacatgctgccaatggactgaatcacggcatgtgaaacgtctgaggtaaaccatggaaaggtctgtgtggccaggatgtggatagggaactgtagttttggtgcattacacatgactcagtgtgaatgaatgtggcctttttgtctgttttcctggcactactttgctgaagcaggtgttagtgatgctgtttcctgtgggatggggtagcaccaggaatggatgaaggtaagcaagtatgaatattcatGTGAGTATATGAGGCCTTATTTGTGGGGCTtgcttgtggatagggggctgtggttttgatgtatcacacctgacaactagagaatggatgtaagcaaatgaggcctctCTTTATGTGTTCCTGCTCAACCTTGTTAATATAGGGAATGGTGagtaagtatgaaaatatatgtatgtatccctgggaTGAAGAGGGCaattggggaagtggtaacagtcagtgatgagcagaggggtagatggagtgagtattttgaaggattattgattgtgtttgatgatagggtggcagatgtacagtGTTTTGGTTGGGCtgatatgcaaagtgagtgagtcatggaaagtggttcggtgaagagaaaagagttggCAAAAGCCTTGTGTGAGAataaatgtggcaaggcagttagagtggatgatattgcagatgAAATTCTTAAAATGGGATGATTCCAGAACCACTCATACATTATACTAATGCATAGTATGTATGCAGGAGCCAATTACATCAGATTTGGCCTTGCCGACTTCATATAGCCTGACTAACTGACACTCACCCAGTCTGTTCAgatccaccttttttttcttaagtgaaTATGTTACTCATTTAGAAATCAAATGAAAATCATATATTGCTAAAGGAAATTGTGATACAGTGAACTCTAGCTTATCT
This window harbors:
- the LOC139753283 gene encoding uncharacterized protein isoform X3; this translates as MFSPRKRENGRRPLPTGPLSTEAALRILLHPPKALLTEVPRGLKENIAFIIDNNNNVKRRKAGGKSVFWDDCGSWKSGCSPKSLYIVEGDMNLTHVTRFNDGLYYVKKAVRGRRKYVSLQPQPDPSSVMDVQRYYTTSNACSKYMRKVTWINSYGDRQIPSVAIVEYVGTYPGDRPHGNSTNKCSTYIRRKPEAMKKMSEAVRDQTPSVAYRTLKRELSPDSRPTGTKQLENRRYIDAKKQRKTTKKRGSFTYQVVQDDGTTAGTTTFSAVSSKEVLNPANLGFVGCGNMAQALLGAFVKKGLVDPPHVIASAPSDRNLSKLRTLGVKTTHDNNEVVKQSDVIFLCVKPHLLMEMIDDLNPPERGHTPLFVSIVTGFDVKALEEMLSPLVDQPRVIRTMPNTPCMVGQGCCLYTLGTYTSSADGAVINSMLSAVGMCAEIPESQMDAACGLAGSGPAYIYATIEALADGGVKMGLPRHLAQTLAAQMVKGAAAMVLDTGKHPGQLKDEVCSPGGTTIAAMHTLESNGLRNAFISAVEASSLRAKELGSKSKIKTVSCSKTLS
- the LOC139753283 gene encoding uncharacterized protein isoform X2, with the translated sequence MGLTSDELEPKQAQGRPLPTGPLSTEAALRILLHPPKALLTEVPRGLKENIAFIIDNNNNVKRRKAGGKSVFWDDCGSWKSGCSPKSLYIVEGDMNLTHVTRFNDGLYYVKKAVRGRRKYVSLQPQPDPSSVMDVQRYYTTSNACSKYMRKVTWINSYGDRQIPSVAIVEYVGTYPGDRPHGNSTNKCSTYIRRKPEAMKKMSEAVRDQTPSVAYRTLKRELSPDSRPTGTKQLENRRYIDAKKQRKTTKKRGSFTYQVVQDDGTTAGTTTFSAVSSKEVLNPANLGFVGCGNMAQALLGAFVKKGLVDPPHVIASAPSDRNLSKLRTLGVKTTHDNNEVVKQSDVIFLCVKPHLLMEMIDDLNPPERGHTPLFVSIVTGFDVKALEEMLSPLVDQPRVIRTMPNTPCMVGQGCCLYTLGTYTSSADGAVINSMLSAVGMCAEIPESQMDAACGLAGSGPAYIYATIEALADGGVKMGLPRHLAQTLAAQMVKGAAAMVLDTGKHPGQLKDEVCSPGGTTIAAMHTLESNGLRNAFISAVEASSLRAKELGSKSKIKTVSCSKTLS